The genomic window ATGTATACAATTGCTCAATTATTTTGGTTGGTTGGTATTCATGGTCAAAATATGATTTCAGCTGTTAAAGAATCTATTTTTAGACCAATGTTAATTGCTAATACTTTAGCATTCTCATCTGGTCAAAAAATCCCTCATATGTTTACATTAACTTCTTTACAGATGTTTGGTGAATTTGGGGGTTCAGGATGTACGATTGGTTTAATTGTGGCTATCTTCATTTTTAGTAAGCGAGAAGATAATCGTGCTATAGCAACATTATCCATCGTTCCAGGATTATTTAATATCAATGAAACAGTTGTTTTTGGTATTCCAATGGTCTTAAATCCAATATTAGGAATTCCATTCTTGTTAGTACCAGCAGTGGGATTAGCAGTAGGGTGGTTCTTAACATCAATTGGATTTTGTCCAAGGGTTGTTTTGGAAGTTCCATGGACAATGCCACCATTGTTATTAGGTTTCTTAGCTACTGGTGGAAATATTATGGGAGCAGTTTCTCAGCTTATTGTGATTGCTGTTGCAATCGTTATTTATATTCCATTTTTGTTGGCATATGAAAAATATCAAAATAAACAAATGAATATGGCAGAATAAACTTATATAAATAGAAAATCCATTATCAATTATTATGATAATGGATTTTTAAATAGACTATATTATATATAAATTAGTGTGGTTAGGATTGTCTTTTAGATATTATAAGTGAATATATGAAATTAACAAGATATTCAGCAGCGAATATAGAGCACATAACATCAATATTTTGATAATCTAAATTTCCAAAAAAGAGGTTTTCTTGACATAATTGAATAAGCTCTGTTTCAGTTTTAGCAGTAATAGAAATTGTATAAATTCCTTTTTCCTTTAATATTTTAGCAATGTTTAACATTGTTTCATTAGACCCAGTTAAAGAAAAAAGTACAGAAACATTTGATTGATAATTATTCATATTTTGAATATAGTAATAATTTAAACCATTTTGATAAGAACAATTTGAACAACAGCCTGTAGATTGTAATTTAAAAGCCATTTGTTCAGCTACATTTCCTGAGATACCAATACCATAAATATCGATTGAAGATGCACTCATTAAGCGATTACTTATTCTTATCATGGTATTTTGATCAATAAGTAAATTTGTTTCAATAAGTATTTTTTCATACAATTGAATAACTGTATTTTTTGTATCTTCATAAGAAGCAAATTTTTGAAAAGGCAATCCATTTAAAATATCTTCAGCTCTCCTATATTCTTTTTTCTCAATTGCAAGCTTGGTCATAAATTCACGATAGTTATTTAAACCTAGTTTTTTATACAAACGAATAACAGTTGATTGTGAAGAATAACTTTTATTTCCAAGTTCAGTACTTGTTAAATTCTCTATATTGTTTTTTTTATCAAGTATATATTCAACAATCTGTTTTTCAGAATCTGTTAAATATATGTTTCTAAGTTGTTCAATAATCATTTCTTATTTCCTCCTTAATTAAATAATATAATGATACATTAACAATGATTTCCATATTTTTATGAATAAACTATTCAATCATATCTATCCGACTTGTGATTGAAAGAATTTTTCATTAAAATATAATTGTCAATAGAGGACTTAAGCGAATCTCTTAAGATATTTTTGACCAAATAACTTTGTTGACAAAGAGAATGGGCATATATAATATGTCTATTTTCTTTTCGTTATTATAACATCATTTTTTATAAGCGTTATAACGACAAGGTGTATTGAGAAGATTTTTTCAATATTTTTAGTTAATTTATTCTTTTATTGAATGAATTATTTCATATGAAGATATTCAATTGATAAAACTATTAAGCTAGTAAAAGCATATGGTCATAAAGTAGGGTCTATAAATGTAATAAAAGAAGTAAAGCAGAAATCTATGATTATTTATGAAATATTGGGCAGAGGTAATGTTTGGTAAGAATGACAACTATGTTGAAGATCATGATTAAGATGTTATGCATCAGTTGATTATGAAAGAACAGTGCCGTCATGTTGCTGATTGGTTAAAAGAAGAACATTTAGAATTTTATCTAGAAAGTATTGATGGATTATTTGCAAGTGTAAACTTTGTAAGGGAAGCAGCACCTGTTTTAGAAATGATATTTGATGAGGCGTTGTATTGTGAAGATGTAAATGAGGTTAGTTTCATATAGAAGATATCAAAATCATCTTGAATCTATTAAAGCAATCTTGGATTTAAAGACAAGAACTTGGGGGGGAGTACGAGCAGTGGAGAATTATATTACTGATGATGTGAATAAAAATGGTTTACATACTATTTTGATTTGTTTTAAACTTATTTCATAATAAATTTGATTGTAAATATGTGACAATGATTTGTTGCTTTTTTACATTTTTTTTCATTTGTCACATATAATGACTTGAGGTGTTTCCATGATAAAAAAAATATTCATATGTTTAAGTGTTATGTTTCTTTGTTTAACAATTCCTCGTGTCCATGCTGAAGAATTAAAATTGGCACCCAATGCGGCTGCTTCCGTTTTGATGGAAGCATCAACAAAACAAGTCCTTAATTCATCACACGAAAATGATAAGCTGTTTCCTGCATCAACAACCAAAATTATGACAATGATTCTGTTATTTGAAGCAATTAATAAAGGGACTTTAAAATGGGATGATGTTTTAACATGTAGTGCTTATGCTGCTAGTATGGGTGGTAGTCAAGTTTATCTTGAAGAAGGCGAAAAGATGAGTGTTTCAGATCTTTTTAAGGCTATCAGCATTGCTTCAGGAAATGATGCCTGTGTTATGGTTGGAGAAAGAATTGCTGGATCAAATGATGGCTTTGTAAAGATGATGAATGAGAAAGCAAAAGAATTAAATTTAGTAAGTACACATTTTATGAATGCAACAGGATTGCATGATGATAATCATTATACTTGTGCCATTGACTTAGCTATTATGGCTGCCTATTTAATTCAAATTGGTGGTGAAAGATTATTTCAGACAACGTCATTATATGATAGCTATATTCGTGAAAATTCTGCCCAGAAATTTTGGTTAGTTAATACGAATAAATTATTAAAATCATATGAAGGAGCCGATGGATTAAAAACAGGTTACACAAAAGAAGCAGGTTATTGCATTGTTTCTACAGCCAAAAGAAATGGCTTAAGGCTTATTGCAGTTGTCCTTAAAGAAAGTGATCCAAAAGTACGTAATCAAGAAGTGTCTCAACTTTTAGATTATGGTTTCTCGCTCTATGAAAATGTCATTCTCTTTAAAAAAGATGATGTAATAGAAAAAGTCAAGATTGAAAATGCCAAAGTTAAAACAGTTGATGTGATTTGTAAGGAAGATGTTGTTTATGTCAAAGATAAGAGTTCGACAGATGAAGTGACTTATGAAATCAACTATACAGATTTACTACCACCAATTAAAAAAGGTGAAACGATTGGGCATATTTTATTAATGAAGAGCGATGTCAATATTGGTTCATTTGAAGTCACAATCAATCAAGATATTGAGGCATTAACATTGCCAGAGAAAATGTATAATTATTTGAAAGCCTTTATTTAAAACAGGAGAAAAAAATCTCCTGTTTTTTGCAGAATTTTTCTAGTTTTGTTGAATAAATTCTAGTTTTAGCGAATCGATTAACTTTTATTTTGAATTGGTATATGATAGGCACGAAGGAGGAAAGTACAATGGAAAACAGTATGGAAATTGAAGTTGTTAATCATTTAATTATTGTTCATTTTCAGGGTGAAATTGATTGTGTTATGGCCCCGATATATCGTCAGCAATTGAGTGATTTATTAGAAGAAACAAAAGAAGATGTTGTATTTGATTTTCAAAAAACATCTTTTATAGATAGTTCTGGTATTGGTTTGGTATTAGGACGTTATAATCAATTGAAATTTGACCATAGAACACTTATTTTAACTGGTTTAAATCAAGTCGCATATCGTTTATTTGAATTAACTGGGTTATTTCAGATTATGCCTTATTATGAATCGATAGATAATCTAAAGGAGGGTAGTCTATGAATCAGATGGAAATCAGTTTTAGTGCAACTTTGGATAATGAGAATTTTGCCAGAACAGCAGTTGGTGCTTTTTTAACACCACTGAATCCAACAATTGATGAAATTATAGAATTTAAGACCATTGTCTCTGAGGGTGTGAGTAATGCGATTATTCATGGTTATGATAATAGTCCTGAATGTCATGTTGTGATGAAAATGACAATTGAAGATCGGAATATTCAACTTATTATTCAAGATTATGGAAAAGGTATTGAAAATTTAGATCAGGTGAAAACACCTTTTTATACAACTGCAAAAGACTTAGAACATGCAGGGATGGGCATAACAATCATAGAAACACTAGCAGATTCATTAGAAATAGAAAGTGTTATCAATATAGGAACAAAACTAATCATCAAAAAAAGACTCAAAGATAATGGCAAGCTCTAAAACTTTAGATCTTCTTAAAAAAGTACGTTCAGGGGATGAACTTGCAAAAGAAGAAGTTGTTAAAGATAATCTTGGATTGGTATGGTCAATCGTTCATCGATTCAAGAATAGCTATTATGATAAAGAAGATTTATTTCAAATTGGATGTATTGGACTGATGAAAGCCATCAATCATTTTGATCCTTCATATAATGTTCAGTTTTCAACTTATGCAGTTCCGATTATTATGGGAGAAATCAAACGATATTTCCGTGATGATGGAACCATTAAAGTCTCACGTTCTTTAAAAGAACTCAATATTAAGGTGACAAAAGCCAAAGAAGTCTTACAGAATCAAAATAATGAAGAACCAACAGTAGAAGAAGTGGCAAAATATTTGGATGTTGATGTCCATGATGTTGTTGAAGCTATTGATTCCTCATATTATCCAACATCATTAAATGAACCTATTTATGAAAAAGATGGTTCCACCATCAGTGTTGAAGATCGTTTAATTGATAAAAGTGATGATATGTGGTTTGAAAAAATTGCTTTAGAAATGGAAATGGAAAAACTTGATGAAAAAGAAAAGATGATTATTTATATGCGTTATCAATTAGATTATAATCAGGAAGCTATAGCCAAACGCTTAGGAATATCACAGGTCCAAGTTTCACGTTTAGAAAAGAAAATTGTCACAAAATTGAGAACACGCTTAAAAGATGGAGAATAATGTGCTATAATAACGTAGGGTGTTGAAAATGGATAAAGAAGAAGTGAAGAAATCTTTACTTGAATATATAAAGGTGATTATTATTACGGTGGTTTTAACTTTGGGTGTTTTGTATTTTATACAAATATCTAGAGTTATTGGATCGTCAATGGAGCCAACTTATCATAATGGGAATATTATATTGGTTGATAAGTTCTTTTATAAACGTGGAGTACCAGAATATAATGATATTGTTGTGATTAAATATCATGTGAGTGCTGGTGAAGATCAGATTATTAAAAGAGTTATGGGATTGCCAGGCGATCATCTTGAAATGAAGAATAATCAGCTTTATCGTAATGGAGAGTTATTAGAAGAAGAATATATTAATGAAACAATGACTGGAAATGAAGATTTTTCTTATGATATACCAGAAGGAAAAATCTTTGTTATGGGAGATAACCGTAATAACAGTATTGATTCTAGGATGATTGGATATATTGATTTTGATGATCAGGTTGTTGGTCGTGTGTTTTTTAAGGTCTTTTGATAAGACCTTTTTATTTTGGAGGGTAAAATGAGAAAAAAAATAAGATATGATCGATTAATGATTGTAGGGCTTGTTTGTATTTTGGTGATATCTATTTTTATTTATATGTTAACGCAAAGAAAACAGGAACATGTTTATAGTGGAAATATTGAAACATATATAGGAACATATCGTCAAAATGATAAAGTTTATACATTTGATTTAAAAGCTTTTATAGAAAATGATCAATATTATATTTCTTTAAATGATATGTATAATATGATGATTATTTTAGATGAGAAATCAAAAGTCTTTATTAATCAAAATAAGCATGTTTTGACTTATCAATTGAGTCAAATTGATTATCATTTTGACTATGGTCATGATAAGATTGTATACAATAATGATTGTATTGACTTAAATAAGAAAAATGACCACATTTATATTTATCATAAAAATGTCTATATTTCTGTATATTATATAGAAAAATTACTATTGAATAATGAAAAAAAGATAAAATTTGAAAATAAAAACGCTATCATTGCATAAATTTTGTATTTTTAGTAGTCAAGGACAAATTTTTTTGATAGAATGTATGATAATCAAAAGAGATATACAGAGTATATCTAAAGAAAGGGTGGAATTATGGCGTATAAATTTAATATGACAAGAGGAAATGCAATCTTAAATTTCTCTGAAGAGTTTTGTCAAAGTCGTTGTCAATTGATTGAAAGTGAATCTTTTGCAAAGGTTTTAGAAAAATATATAAAAAACATTAAAAGAAAAGATACAACTATTTATGTTTATCTTCATAGTATTCAAGAAGATGATGTTGATTTATTAGATAACTTGAGAGGAATTTTCAAATTATTGTTAGTTATGTCTGTTGATGAAATTTGTGTGATTCGTCCAGAAGTTAAACCTTATTTTAAAGATAGAGATATGTTTATTGCTTTGGTTGAAGATATTTATTTATTCTGGAGACGTCTTCAAAGATATGCAGTTGTTTTCAATGAAACAAAGAGAGCTGGATATCAAAATGTTCAATTCGCAGATGCTCAAAATGAATTTGAAGAATTGGTTTTAGAAGTTTATCGTACAATTGAAGGAGCACTTGGTAAAAAAGATAAAGTTATGCGTCAAATTACAGCTGGGGTCAATGCTGGTTTAACTGTGACACATATGCGACCATTTTTACCATATGAGTATCGTAATTTAGATGAAATTCCTTTCATTGAATCAGTGGTTATTCATCCACCATTTATTGCTTATTCAAAACGTAATAAACGTGATGGTGTTTTCCCTGAAATGAAAACAAATCCAATTGAAGATAAGAAATTTGATGCAGACTCATGGTTCTGTTATCCTGCCAAAGTAGGAGATTTATTATGCTTTATTTATTTCAATGTTAAATTTATGGCACAAGGGGTTACACTTTGTAACTTGTTTGATTTAGCAGATGAATCAGAATATAGAAATAGAAAACCAGATTTAGTTTATGTCTATGGATATGAAGATGGTAAAGAAAATCAATCATTCTATCAAGATGAAGCTAACGATATGATTGTTGCTTTATTATCAGCAAATGATAATTTTGATTATTTTGGATATATGAAGAAAATGGTTTTAACTTTACACAATGTACAAAAGATTAATCATCGTGAATTACCAATTCATGGTGCAATGGTTAAAATGACACTTCATAATGGTGAAACAAAGAATATTGTTGTTATGGGGGATAGTGGCGCTGGTAAGAGTGAAACAATTGAACAGATTAAAGTCATCGGAGCTGCTTATGTTACTGATTTGAAGACAATTTATGATGATATGGGTGTCTTGTCATTAGGTGAAAAAGGAAAAGTGAAAACATCTGGAACTGAAATTGGTGCCTTTGTACGTTTGGATGACTTAGATGCTGGATATAGTTTTAAAGAATTAGATAGATCAGTCTTTATGAATCCAGATAAAGTGAATGCACGTATTGTTATTCCGATTACAGATTATAAAGATGTTGTTGCAAAACATGATATTGATATGTTCTTATATGCAAACAATTATGATGAAGGTGGAGAATCTTTAAGTTTCTTTGAAACACCTGAAGAAGCTTTAGAGGTCTTTAGAGCTGGAGCACGTATGGCAAAAGGAACAACAACTGAAATGGGAATTGTTGAAAGTTATTTTGCAAATCCATTTGGTCCTGTTCAAAGAAAAGAACAAACAGAACCAATCTTACAAGATTACTTTAAGAGAATGTTTAAACAAGGTGTGAAAGTTGGACAATTACGTACAAGACTTGGAATTAAAGGTAATGAACATAAAGGTCCAAAAGAAGCTGCTGAAGCAATCTTAAAATATGTGACAGGTGAAGAAGAATTAAAAGAATTACCTGCAGAAGAATAATCAAAAAGCTGTTGATATAGTGTCAACAGCTTTTTTAAAGGAATAAAATAATTATTTGAATAATAACAATGATTGTTATGATAATAAATTCTTGAAAATAATGATATTTCATAAATAAAAATAAACCATAACAAAACATTGGTAAACTGAGATAACAGGTTGGATAGATAATGCCAGTCCACCAGGGGAAACTTCCAAAGGTAGTCGCTATACTGATGCATTCAATGATCATGAAACTCATCATTAATAAAAATAAGGAATAGAAGATGATTCTATGTTTTTTCATTTATCATTACCTATAATTTCTGAGAAATATCCTTTCATCTTTATTATTGATGATTTTATGATATTTGTCCATAACATTATCAATATATAAGGAAAAAAGGTTCATTCGAACCTTTAATAAATTCCTTGAGAAATCATAGCTGCGACAACTTTTTCAAATCCAGCAATGTTTGCTCCTTTAATTAAATCATAACCTAAACCGTATTTTTGAGCAGCTGCTACAGAAGATTCATGAATATTAATCATAATTTGATGTAATTTTTCATCAACTTCTTCACTTGTCCAACTATAACGCATTGAGTTTTGAGCCATTTCTAAAGCTGAAACAGCAACCCCACCAGCATTAGCTGCTTTAGCAGGTCCTAATGTTCCACCATTTCCTAGGAAATAAGCAATAGCTTCAGGTGTTGTAGGCATATTGGCACCTTCAATAATATATTTCACACCATTTTCAACAAGTTGTTTTGCTTCTGCTAAACCAATTTCATTTTGTGTAGCACATGGGAAAGCCATATCTACTTTTAATCCCCAAGGCTTTTCACCTGGATGGAATTCACAGCCAAATTTTTCTGCATAATCTTTTAATTTTACATCATTGCTACTTCTGATTTGAACCAAGAAATCAATTTTTTCATCAGTTGTAATTCCTTCAGGATCATAAATATATCCATCTCTTCCAGAAATAGAAACAACCTTTGCTCCATA from Candidatus Stoquefichus sp. SB1 includes these protein-coding regions:
- the spoIIAB gene encoding anti-sigma F factor, whose amino-acid sequence is MNQMEISFSATLDNENFARTAVGAFLTPLNPTIDEIIEFKTIVSEGVSNAIIHGYDNSPECHVVMKMTIEDRNIQLIIQDYGKGIENLDQVKTPFYTTAKDLEHAGMGITIIETLADSLEIESVINIGTKLIIKKRLKDNGKL
- a CDS encoding SigB/SigF/SigG family RNA polymerase sigma factor, yielding MASSKTLDLLKKVRSGDELAKEEVVKDNLGLVWSIVHRFKNSYYDKEDLFQIGCIGLMKAINHFDPSYNVQFSTYAVPIIMGEIKRYFRDDGTIKVSRSLKELNIKVTKAKEVLQNQNNEEPTVEEVAKYLDVDVHDVVEAIDSSYYPTSLNEPIYEKDGSTISVEDRLIDKSDDMWFEKIALEMEMEKLDEKEKMIIYMRYQLDYNQEAIAKRLGISQVQVSRLEKKIVTKLRTRLKDGE
- a CDS encoding D-alanyl-D-alanine carboxypeptidase family protein — protein: MIKKIFICLSVMFLCLTIPRVHAEELKLAPNAAASVLMEASTKQVLNSSHENDKLFPASTTKIMTMILLFEAINKGTLKWDDVLTCSAYAASMGGSQVYLEEGEKMSVSDLFKAISIASGNDACVMVGERIAGSNDGFVKMMNEKAKELNLVSTHFMNATGLHDDNHYTCAIDLAIMAAYLIQIGGERLFQTTSLYDSYIRENSAQKFWLVNTNKLLKSYEGADGLKTGYTKEAGYCIVSTAKRNGLRLIAVVLKESDPKVRNQEVSQLLDYGFSLYENVILFKKDDVIEKVKIENAKVKTVDVICKEDVVYVKDKSSTDEVTYEINYTDLLPPIKKGETIGHILLMKSDVNIGSFEVTINQDIEALTLPEKMYNYLKAFI
- the lepB gene encoding signal peptidase I; the protein is MDKEEVKKSLLEYIKVIIITVVLTLGVLYFIQISRVIGSSMEPTYHNGNIILVDKFFYKRGVPEYNDIVVIKYHVSAGEDQIIKRVMGLPGDHLEMKNNQLYRNGELLEEEYINETMTGNEDFSYDIPEGKIFVMGDNRNNSIDSRMIGYIDFDDQVVGRVFFKVF
- a CDS encoding STAS domain-containing protein (This anti-anti-sigma factor, or anti-sigma factor antagonist, belongs to a family that includes characterized members SpoIIAA, RsbV, RsfA, and RsfB.), which produces MENSMEIEVVNHLIIVHFQGEIDCVMAPIYRQQLSDLLEETKEDVVFDFQKTSFIDSSGIGLVLGRYNQLKFDHRTLILTGLNQVAYRLFELTGLFQIMPYYESIDNLKEGSL
- a CDS encoding MurR/RpiR family transcriptional regulator → MIIEQLRNIYLTDSEKQIVEYILDKKNNIENLTSTELGNKSYSSQSTVIRLYKKLGLNNYREFMTKLAIEKKEYRRAEDILNGLPFQKFASYEDTKNTVIQLYEKILIETNLLIDQNTMIRISNRLMSASSIDIYGIGISGNVAEQMAFKLQSTGCCSNCSYQNGLNYYYIQNMNNYQSNVSVLFSLTGSNETMLNIAKILKEKGIYTISITAKTETELIQLCQENLFFGNLDYQNIDVMCSIFAAEYLVNFIYSLIISKRQS